A genomic stretch from Zeimonas sediminis includes:
- a CDS encoding GGDEF domain-containing protein encodes MPKPPGRARASLSPDARSPAQRHLEALAAFSHALQSAGSLAQALELIEAALPGLFDARGAAIYLFDEAHEVPRRACASGRAPSLPPSPEPWLARMRADEPAARRRRGSVWLPLRIEDRVAGLLGLSCPAAEADALLASPFTAVALEQIALEIGNMRSRDALREQSIRDPLTGLFNRRYLEESLQREILRSGRKPGGKARLAVLMIDVDRFKRFNDEHGHEAGDLVLAAIGARLRRLVRGSDIASRHGGEEFVVVMPEVTPARALARAEQIRAAVAAQRLTHGDAPLPTVTVSIGVAVYPQHGETVESLVRAADMALYCAKREGRDRVCSATAEALHDPDYRTAIFGDSARPGRSGEG; translated from the coding sequence ATGCCGAAGCCGCCCGGCAGGGCCCGTGCTTCGCTGTCGCCCGACGCGCGCTCGCCCGCGCAGCGGCACCTGGAGGCGCTCGCCGCGTTCAGTCATGCGCTGCAGTCGGCGGGCAGCCTCGCGCAGGCGCTCGAGCTGATCGAGGCGGCCCTTCCCGGCCTGTTCGACGCGCGCGGCGCGGCGATCTACCTGTTCGACGAAGCCCACGAGGTCCCGCGCAGGGCCTGCGCCTCGGGGCGCGCGCCGTCGCTGCCCCCTTCGCCGGAGCCGTGGCTGGCCCGGATGCGCGCCGACGAGCCCGCCGCGCGCAGGCGCCGGGGCTCGGTCTGGTTGCCGCTGCGCATCGAGGACCGGGTCGCCGGCCTGCTCGGCCTGTCCTGCCCGGCGGCGGAGGCCGACGCGCTACTCGCCAGCCCCTTCACGGCGGTGGCGCTCGAGCAGATCGCGCTCGAGATCGGCAACATGAGGTCGCGCGATGCGTTGCGCGAGCAGTCGATCCGCGACCCGCTCACCGGCCTGTTCAACCGCCGCTACCTCGAGGAATCGCTCCAGCGGGAGATCCTGCGGTCCGGGCGCAAGCCGGGCGGCAAGGCCCGGCTCGCGGTGCTGATGATCGACGTCGACCGCTTCAAGCGGTTCAACGACGAGCATGGCCACGAGGCCGGCGACCTGGTGCTTGCGGCAATAGGCGCTCGGCTCAGGCGCCTGGTCCGCGGGAGCGACATCGCGAGCCGCCACGGCGGCGAGGAGTTCGTCGTGGTCATGCCCGAGGTCACGCCGGCGCGCGCGCTGGCCCGGGCCGAACAGATCCGCGCGGCCGTGGCCGCGCAGCGCCTGACCCATGGCGACGCGCCGTTGCCGACGGTGACCGTGTCGATCGGGGTGGCGGTCTACCCGCAGCACGGCGAGACCGTCGAATCCCTGGTGCGCGCGGCCGACATGGCGCTTTACTGCGCCAAGCGCGAGGGCCGCGACCGGGTGTGCAGCGCCACGGCCGAGGCGCTTCACGATCCCGACTACCGGACGGCGATCTTCGGCGACTCGGCGCGCCCCGGCCGTTCCGGCGAGGGCTGA
- a CDS encoding threo-3-hydroxy-L-aspartate ammonia-lyase — MTQTSLPGFADVQLAASRLAGIAHRTPVLRSATADALTGAQLFFKCENLQRMGAFKFRGAYNAIAALDAERRRAGVLAFSSGNHAQAIALAARLLGVKATIVMPADAPAAKLAATRGYGGEVVTYDRFTEDREAISRRLAAERGLTLIPPYDHADVIAGQGTAALELFQDAGPLDALFVCLGGGGLLSGCLLAASAMAPGCAVFGVEPEAGDDARQSLRAGQIVTIPVPKTIADGAMTTHLGQLTFPIIREHVRDILTVPDARLIDTMRFFAERMKLVVEPTGCLAAAAAFDSAAEWRGKRVGVIVSGGNVDLAAYARFLAG; from the coding sequence GTGACCCAGACCTCCCTTCCCGGCTTCGCCGACGTCCAGCTCGCGGCGAGCCGCCTGGCCGGCATTGCGCACCGCACGCCGGTTCTCCGCTCGGCGACCGCCGACGCGCTGACCGGCGCGCAGCTCTTCTTCAAGTGCGAGAACCTGCAGCGGATGGGCGCGTTCAAGTTCCGCGGCGCCTACAATGCGATCGCCGCGCTCGATGCCGAGCGGCGCCGGGCCGGCGTGCTGGCCTTCTCGTCGGGCAACCACGCGCAGGCGATCGCGCTGGCCGCGCGCCTGCTGGGCGTGAAGGCGACGATCGTGATGCCGGCCGACGCGCCGGCCGCCAAGCTCGCCGCCACCCGGGGATACGGCGGCGAGGTGGTCACCTACGACCGGTTCACCGAGGACCGCGAGGCGATATCGCGGCGGCTCGCCGCCGAGCGCGGCCTGACGCTGATTCCCCCTTACGACCACGCCGACGTGATCGCCGGCCAGGGCACGGCTGCGCTGGAGCTGTTCCAGGACGCCGGGCCGCTCGACGCGCTGTTCGTGTGCCTCGGCGGCGGCGGCCTGCTGTCGGGTTGTCTTCTGGCGGCATCGGCGATGGCGCCGGGCTGCGCGGTGTTCGGGGTCGAGCCCGAGGCCGGCGACGACGCGCGGCAGTCGCTGCGCGCCGGGCAGATCGTGACGATCCCGGTCCCGAAGACGATCGCCGACGGCGCGATGACCACTCACCTCGGCCAGCTCACCTTCCCGATCATCCGCGAGCACGTTCGAGACATCCTCACCGTGCCCGACGCGAGGCTGATCGACACGATGCGCTTCTTTGCCGAGCGGATGAAGCTGGTCGTGGAGCCGACCGGCTGCTTGGCAGCGGCGGCGGCCTTCGACTCGGCCGCCGAATGGCGGGGCAAGCGGGTCGGCGTGATCGTGAGCGGCGGAAACGTGGACCTGGCGGCCTACGCCCGCTTCCTGGCGGGCTGA
- a CDS encoding TRAP transporter permease has translation MSDIDKAPADLQQLVADTDTGGRAAGGAAGATIFVAAIGWALFQLWYASPLPFSLGIGLLNDTEARALHLGLALFLAFLAFPASRRGMRDAVPAYDWVLAIVAGFAGAYLLLFYDQLAQRPGQPTGFDIAVATVGIALLLEATRRAVGTPMAILAIIFIAYVFLGPHLPDVIAHKGASLERMISHMWLTTEGVYGVALGVSVGFIFIYVLFGSLLDRAGAGNYMMQVSFAALGHLRGGPAKVAVVSSGLNGLISGSSVSNVVSGGIFTIPLMKKAGYGGVKAGAIETASSVNGQIMPPVMGAAAFLMVEYVGIPYTDIVKHAFLPAAISYIALFYIVHLEALKLGLEATASQRERSVSQKLVRWGLGLSGTIVVLALIYWIAMGAQMLFGAAAPWIVGGLLLALHVALLKVAARYPDLPDSIDVDNPVLPDTWPTVRAGLHFLIPIGTLIWCLMIEEMSPALSAFWATVALVALMLTQRPLIAIFRGHGRVAEAFAAGWREVVGGLNDGARNMIGIGIATGTAGIIVGGITLTGLGFRMTDFVEVVSQGNVFIMLLFTAFVCLVLGIGVPTTANYILVASLMAPVIVELGAQNGLVIPLIAVHLFVFYYGIMGDITPPVGLASFAAAAISGEDAIHTGIQGALYALRTVVLPFVFVFNPALLLIDVHGWHEVAIVAAASTVASLTFAAASMAWFREKCRWWEVALLLLATFALFRPDFFMDRLKEPYTEAPAGKIFDVAGELGKGDRLVLQIHGVNLEGDEIRKTVAVQLEGAPGDGRKRLRDAGLTVVALGDSVQVANVAFGSRARKSGFEAGWDVAAVMVPTDRPAIYWIYLPALLLVAAIWWGQGRRQGGAPTRERPA, from the coding sequence ATGAGCGACATCGACAAGGCGCCCGCAGACCTTCAGCAGCTGGTCGCCGACACCGACACCGGGGGCAGGGCGGCGGGCGGCGCTGCCGGCGCGACGATCTTCGTGGCGGCGATCGGCTGGGCGCTGTTCCAGCTCTGGTACGCGTCGCCGCTGCCGTTCTCGCTGGGCATCGGCCTGCTCAACGACACCGAGGCGCGGGCGCTGCACCTGGGCCTCGCGCTGTTCCTCGCCTTTCTGGCCTTCCCGGCCTCGCGCCGCGGCATGCGCGACGCGGTGCCCGCCTACGACTGGGTGCTGGCCATCGTGGCCGGCTTCGCCGGCGCCTACCTGCTGCTCTTCTACGACCAGCTCGCCCAGCGGCCTGGCCAGCCCACCGGCTTCGACATCGCGGTGGCCACGGTCGGCATCGCACTGCTGCTCGAGGCCACTCGCCGGGCGGTCGGCACGCCGATGGCGATCCTCGCGATCATCTTCATCGCCTACGTGTTCCTCGGTCCGCACCTGCCCGACGTGATCGCGCACAAGGGCGCCTCGCTGGAGCGGATGATCTCGCACATGTGGCTGACCACCGAGGGCGTCTACGGCGTGGCGCTGGGCGTGTCGGTCGGCTTCATCTTCATCTACGTGCTGTTCGGCTCGCTGCTCGACCGCGCCGGCGCCGGCAACTACATGATGCAGGTCTCGTTCGCGGCGCTCGGCCATCTGCGCGGCGGGCCGGCCAAGGTCGCGGTCGTGTCCTCGGGCCTGAACGGGCTGATCTCGGGCTCGTCGGTGTCCAACGTGGTGTCTGGCGGCATCTTCACGATCCCGCTGATGAAGAAGGCCGGCTACGGCGGCGTGAAGGCCGGCGCGATCGAGACCGCCTCGTCGGTCAACGGCCAGATCATGCCGCCGGTGATGGGTGCGGCCGCCTTCCTGATGGTCGAGTACGTCGGCATCCCGTACACCGACATCGTCAAGCACGCCTTCCTGCCGGCGGCGATCTCGTACATCGCGCTGTTCTACATCGTGCACCTCGAGGCCCTGAAGCTGGGCCTGGAAGCCACCGCCTCCCAGCGCGAGCGCAGCGTGAGCCAGAAGCTGGTCCGCTGGGGGCTCGGGCTGTCCGGCACGATCGTGGTCCTGGCGCTGATCTACTGGATAGCCATGGGCGCGCAGATGCTGTTCGGCGCGGCAGCGCCGTGGATCGTCGGGGGGCTGCTGCTCGCGCTGCACGTGGCGCTGCTGAAGGTCGCTGCGCGCTACCCGGACCTGCCGGACTCGATCGACGTCGACAATCCGGTGCTGCCCGACACCTGGCCCACGGTGCGAGCAGGGCTGCACTTCCTGATCCCGATCGGCACGCTGATCTGGTGCCTGATGATCGAGGAGATGTCGCCCGCGCTGTCGGCGTTCTGGGCCACCGTGGCCCTGGTCGCGCTGATGCTCACCCAGCGGCCGCTGATCGCGATCTTCCGCGGGCACGGGCGAGTGGCCGAGGCGTTCGCGGCCGGCTGGCGCGAGGTGGTCGGGGGCCTGAACGACGGCGCCCGCAACATGATCGGCATCGGCATCGCGACCGGCACGGCCGGCATCATCGTCGGCGGCATCACGCTGACCGGCCTCGGCTTCCGGATGACCGACTTCGTCGAGGTGGTGTCGCAGGGCAACGTCTTCATCATGCTGCTGTTCACCGCCTTCGTCTGCCTGGTGCTGGGCATCGGCGTGCCGACCACGGCGAACTACATCCTGGTGGCCTCGCTGATGGCGCCGGTCATCGTGGAGCTGGGCGCGCAGAACGGGCTGGTGATCCCGCTGATCGCGGTCCACCTGTTCGTCTTCTATTACGGGATCATGGGCGACATCACGCCGCCGGTGGGCCTGGCCTCGTTCGCGGCCGCCGCGATCTCCGGCGAGGACGCGATCCACACCGGGATACAGGGCGCGCTGTACGCGCTTCGCACCGTGGTGCTGCCCTTCGTGTTCGTGTTCAACCCGGCCTTGCTGCTGATCGACGTGCACGGCTGGCACGAGGTGGCGATCGTCGCGGCGGCCTCCACCGTGGCCTCGCTGACCTTCGCCGCGGCCTCGATGGCCTGGTTTCGCGAGAAGTGCCGCTGGTGGGAGGTGGCGCTGCTGCTGCTCGCCACCTTCGCGCTGTTCCGGCCGGACTTCTTCATGGACAGGCTGAAGGAGCCGTACACCGAGGCGCCGGCCGGCAAGATCTTCGACGTGGCCGGCGAGCTCGGCAAGGGCGACCGACTGGTCCTGCAGATCCACGGCGTGAACCTGGAAGGCGACGAGATCCGCAAGACGGTCGCGGTGCAGCTCGAGGGCGCGCCGGGCGACGGCCGCAAGCGTCTGCGCGACGCGGGCCTCACCGTGGTCGCGCTGGGCGATTCGGTGCAGGTGGCGAACGTGGCCTTCGGCAGCCGGGCGCGCAAGTCGGGCTTCGAGGCCGGCTGGGACGTGGCCGCGGTCATGGTGCCAACCGACCGGCCGGCGATCTACTGGATCTACCTGCCGGCGCTGCTGCTGGTGGCGGCGATCTGGTGGGGGCAGGGACGGCGGCAGGGCGGCGCGCCGACTCGCGAGCGGCCGGCCTGA
- a CDS encoding TAXI family TRAP transporter solute-binding subunit, translating to MIVGAALSAAAFSAPAVAQSKFMTIGTGGVTGVYYAAGGAICRLVNKDRAKHGIRCSVESTGGSVFNINTIKAGELDLGFAQSDIHYNALKGEKQFKDAGPYGDLRAVFSVHPEPFTVVARKEANIKSFEDFKGKRFNVGNPGSGTRASAEQLIAALGWKMSDFGLAAELKADEHGPALCDGKIDGFFYGVGHPSANIQDPTTSCGAKLVSLTGPAIDKLVADNPYYAKATIPGGMYPGNPDPTQTYGVLATVVASSKTPADTVYQVVKAVFENFDDFKKLHPALANLKPENMIKDGLSAPLHDGALRYYKEKGWVK from the coding sequence ATGATCGTCGGCGCCGCGCTGTCGGCCGCGGCGTTCAGCGCGCCGGCCGTCGCGCAGTCCAAGTTCATGACGATCGGTACCGGCGGCGTCACCGGCGTGTACTACGCCGCGGGCGGCGCGATCTGCCGCCTGGTCAACAAGGACCGCGCCAAGCACGGCATCCGCTGCTCGGTCGAATCGACCGGCGGCTCGGTGTTCAACATCAACACGATCAAGGCCGGCGAGCTCGACCTGGGCTTCGCGCAGTCCGACATCCACTACAACGCGCTGAAGGGCGAGAAGCAGTTCAAGGACGCCGGCCCCTACGGCGACCTGCGTGCGGTCTTCTCGGTGCACCCGGAGCCGTTCACCGTGGTGGCCCGCAAGGAAGCCAACATCAAGAGCTTCGAGGACTTCAAGGGCAAGCGCTTCAACGTCGGCAACCCGGGCTCTGGCACCCGCGCCTCGGCCGAGCAGCTGATCGCGGCCCTGGGCTGGAAGATGTCCGACTTCGGCCTGGCCGCCGAGCTGAAGGCCGACGAGCACGGCCCGGCGCTGTGCGACGGCAAGATCGACGGCTTCTTCTACGGCGTGGGCCACCCGTCGGCGAACATCCAGGACCCGACCACGTCCTGCGGCGCCAAGCTGGTGTCGCTGACCGGCCCGGCGATCGACAAGCTGGTCGCCGACAATCCGTACTACGCGAAGGCCACGATCCCCGGCGGCATGTACCCGGGCAACCCCGACCCGACCCAGACCTACGGCGTGCTCGCCACGGTGGTGGCCTCGTCCAAGACGCCGGCCGACACGGTGTACCAGGTGGTCAAGGCGGTCTTCGAGAACTTCGACGACTTCAAGAAGCTGCACCCGGCGCTGGCCAACCTGAAGCCCGAGAACATGATCAAGGACGGCCTCTCGGCACCGCTGCACGACGGCGCGCTCCGCTACTACAAGGAAAAAGGCTGGGTCAAGTGA
- a CDS encoding aspartate aminotransferase family protein: protein MTRIIHRSLNKRFPVAVGGQGVWIHDADGKRYIDASGGAAVSCLGHGHPDINAAMHAQIDRLAYAHTSFFTTEVAETLAETLVEDAPEGISHVYFVSGGSEAVEAALKMARQYFVEIGQPQRKHFIARRQSYHGNTLGALAVGGNAWRRTQFAPLLIDVEHVSPTYAYRDMQPGETPTDYGIRLVAELSDTIARLGGENVIAFVAETVGGATSGALTPPPGYLKGVRELCDRHGILLILDEVMCGMGRTGTLHACEQEGVSPDLMTIAKGLGGGYQPIGAVLAGQRIVDAFAQGSGFFQHGHTYLGHAVACAAALAVQRVIRRDRLLERVREQGRKLTERLVARFGQHPHVGDIRGRGLFQAIELVSDRPSKQAFDPALKLHAKIKQGAMDRGLMVYPMGGTIDGRVGDHVLLAPPFIVSDDELDMVVDRLGEAVDAAIGQS from the coding sequence ATGACCCGAATCATCCATCGCAGCCTGAACAAGCGCTTCCCGGTCGCCGTCGGCGGCCAGGGCGTGTGGATCCACGATGCCGACGGCAAGCGCTACATCGACGCGTCGGGCGGCGCGGCAGTGTCCTGCCTCGGTCACGGGCATCCGGACATCAACGCCGCAATGCACGCGCAGATCGACCGGCTCGCCTACGCGCACACCAGCTTCTTCACGACCGAGGTCGCCGAAACGCTGGCCGAGACCCTGGTCGAGGACGCGCCCGAGGGCATCAGCCACGTCTACTTCGTTTCCGGCGGCTCCGAGGCGGTCGAGGCGGCGCTGAAGATGGCGCGACAGTACTTCGTGGAGATCGGCCAGCCGCAGCGCAAGCACTTCATCGCGCGCCGGCAGAGCTACCACGGCAACACGCTGGGCGCGCTGGCGGTCGGCGGCAACGCCTGGCGCCGCACCCAGTTCGCGCCTCTGCTGATCGACGTCGAGCACGTGTCGCCGACCTATGCCTATCGGGACATGCAGCCCGGCGAGACGCCGACCGACTACGGCATCCGGCTGGTCGCCGAGTTGTCCGACACGATCGCGCGGCTCGGCGGCGAGAACGTGATCGCCTTCGTCGCCGAGACGGTCGGCGGCGCCACCTCGGGCGCGCTGACCCCGCCGCCCGGCTACCTGAAGGGCGTGCGCGAGCTGTGCGACCGGCACGGCATCCTGCTGATCCTCGACGAGGTGATGTGCGGCATGGGCCGCACAGGCACGCTGCACGCCTGCGAGCAGGAGGGCGTGTCGCCCGACCTGATGACGATCGCCAAGGGCCTGGGCGGCGGCTACCAGCCGATCGGGGCGGTGCTCGCCGGGCAGCGCATCGTCGACGCGTTCGCGCAGGGCAGCGGCTTCTTCCAGCACGGTCACACCTACCTGGGCCACGCGGTGGCCTGCGCGGCGGCGCTGGCGGTGCAGCGGGTGATCCGCCGCGACCGCCTGCTCGAGCGGGTTCGCGAGCAGGGCCGCAAGCTGACAGAGCGGCTCGTCGCGCGTTTCGGCCAGCACCCGCACGTCGGCGACATCCGGGGGCGCGGGCTGTTCCAGGCGATCGAGCTGGTGTCCGACCGCCCGTCGAAGCAGGCCTTCGACCCCGCGCTGAAGCTGCACGCGAAGATCAAGCAGGGCGCGATGGACCGGGGGCTGATGGTCTACCCGATGGGCGGCACGATCGACGGCCGCGTCGGCGACCACGTGCTGCTGGCGCCGCCGTTCATCGTGTCCGACGACGAGCTGGACATGGTCGTCGACCGGCTCGGCGAGGCGGTCGACGCGGCGATCGGCCAGTCCTGA
- a CDS encoding multicopper oxidase family protein — MRAAPGQAPLVGSLAPPTEVWQYDGQVPGPLLRLPQGGTLAAVLDNALPEPTTIHWHGIRVPNAMDGVPGLTQAPVAPGARFDYRFAAADAGTYWYHPHLSTPEQVDRGLHGVLIVDEPDPPAVDRDIVWLLDDWRLDQQARIVDDFLAFRDVSHAGRIGNTVTINGRLADREAVRPGERIRLRLVNAANARIFGLRFEGLAPWLLTLDGQPLPAPRRLAGEHSLMLGPGMRADLLIDIPREGGPWRVLDVSQIRRAWRLVDLVADRGVPDAGAVAGRAAGGRRDAPRPIAPNPHAEPDLRDPLRVSIDFGGGMMGRGWPADTPEARAARRERRLQGHREADPVWSVNGHAHLEHGAGHGFEFVADRGRTVLLEFHNDTAWWHPIHLHGHSWRELERDGRPVPDRPWRDTSLMAPGERLQVAFVADNPGDWLLHCHVLEHHAGGMGTQFRVR, encoded by the coding sequence TTGCGGGCAGCGCCGGGGCAGGCTCCGCTGGTCGGGAGTCTCGCGCCGCCGACCGAGGTGTGGCAGTACGACGGGCAGGTGCCGGGCCCGCTGCTCAGGCTGCCGCAGGGCGGCACGCTCGCCGCCGTGCTGGACAACGCGCTGCCCGAGCCGACCACGATCCACTGGCACGGCATCCGCGTGCCGAACGCGATGGACGGCGTGCCCGGGCTGACCCAGGCGCCGGTGGCGCCGGGCGCGCGCTTCGACTACCGCTTCGCGGCCGCCGACGCCGGCACCTACTGGTACCACCCGCATCTTTCGACGCCCGAGCAGGTCGATCGCGGCCTGCACGGCGTGCTGATCGTCGACGAGCCCGATCCGCCGGCGGTCGACCGCGACATCGTCTGGCTGCTCGACGACTGGCGGCTCGACCAGCAGGCGCGGATCGTCGACGACTTCCTCGCCTTTCGCGACGTGTCGCACGCCGGCCGCATCGGCAACACGGTCACGATCAACGGGCGCCTGGCCGATCGCGAAGCGGTGCGCCCCGGCGAGCGGATCCGCTTGCGGCTGGTCAACGCGGCCAACGCCCGGATCTTCGGGCTGCGATTCGAGGGGCTGGCGCCCTGGCTGCTCACGCTCGACGGCCAGCCGCTGCCCGCGCCGCGCCGGCTCGCCGGCGAGCATTCGCTGATGCTCGGCCCCGGCATGCGCGCCGACCTGCTCATCGACATCCCGCGCGAGGGCGGCCCCTGGCGGGTGCTCGACGTATCGCAGATCCGCAGGGCCTGGCGTCTGGTCGACCTGGTTGCCGACAGGGGCGTGCCCGATGCAGGCGCCGTGGCCGGTCGCGCGGCGGGTGGGCGCCGCGACGCGCCGAGGCCGATCGCCCCGAACCCGCACGCCGAGCCTGACCTGCGCGATCCGCTACGCGTGTCGATCGACTTCGGCGGCGGCATGATGGGGCGCGGCTGGCCGGCCGACACGCCCGAGGCCAGGGCGGCGCGGCGCGAGCGCCGACTGCAAGGGCATCGCGAGGCCGATCCGGTCTGGAGCGTCAACGGCCATGCCCATCTCGAGCACGGCGCCGGCCACGGTTTCGAGTTCGTCGCCGATCGCGGCCGCACCGTGCTGCTGGAATTCCACAACGACACCGCCTGGTGGCACCCGATCCACCTGCACGGTCACAGCTGGCGCGAGCTCGAACGCGACGGGCGGCCGGTGCCGGATCGCCCGTGGCGCGACACCTCGCTGATGGCGCCCGGCGAGCGGCTCCAAGTCGCCTTCGTCGCCGACAACCCGGGCGACTGGCTGCTGCACTGTCACGTGCTGGAGCACCACGCCGGCGGCATGGGCACGCAGTTCAGGGTGCGCTGA
- the mnmC gene encoding FAD-dependent 5-carboxymethylaminomethyl-2-thiouridine(34) oxidoreductase MnmC, with product MSAPFSDEMPAPGAREGLAAGPLAADAFAPHPGLAFDESGSPFDPVYRDVFRSRAGAWTEAEGVFVDGCRLRERWRGAERFCVLELGFGLGVNFLATLAAWRADPARSRSLHFVSVEAHPLSREDLARGLAALSQAAPAADPVALLAGWPLALPGLHRLRFAGGAVTLTLAFGDAARIVPRLQVAADAFYLDGFAPSRNPAMWRPELMRALARLARPGARLATWSAAAPVREALAAAGFAVERVPGVGTKRHRIEATWAPRWRSWPPPEEPAPLARRHVAVIGAGLAGAATAAGFARRGFSVELLDARPSPGGEGSLQPLVADHLHLSPDDNPTARLTRAALLLRDARCVDGERGAGGSHAGRDDAARMRPIGRLVVDADARDAQRNAAMLARLGFPAGFARQVDRDQAADLAGVALPRGGLWLPGCSALSPAEAISAWLAGAGEAVRFRGGARVAALERDPADGEWLAKDASGRAIARAPLVVLANAGDAARLGALASLPLRRIRGQTTCLLDPRLAGLRAVLGGDAYAAPTGTPDGRVLVGASFDEGDSLLPDPRDDLGNLRRLGRMLELEPESMLAGATSAAVGFRYVLADRLPAIGALPDEAGARAMAHELLRNDRLPIPAAPGLYGAFGYGSRGLLWAALAAELLPALACGEPAPIERELIAAVAPSRLLRRRLRRALR from the coding sequence ATGTCCGCCCCCTTTTCCGACGAAATGCCCGCTCCGGGCGCCCGCGAGGGTCTGGCCGCCGGCCCGCTCGCCGCGGACGCGTTCGCGCCCCATCCCGGCCTGGCCTTCGACGAGTCCGGCTCGCCCTTCGATCCGGTCTATCGCGACGTCTTTCGCAGCCGCGCCGGCGCCTGGACGGAGGCCGAGGGGGTCTTCGTCGACGGCTGTCGCCTGCGCGAGCGCTGGCGCGGCGCCGAGCGCTTCTGCGTGCTCGAGCTCGGCTTCGGGCTCGGCGTGAACTTCCTGGCCACGCTCGCCGCGTGGCGGGCGGATCCGGCGCGCAGCCGCTCGCTGCACTTCGTGTCGGTCGAGGCGCATCCCTTGTCGCGCGAGGACCTCGCTCGCGGCCTGGCCGCGCTGTCGCAGGCGGCGCCCGCCGCCGACCCGGTCGCCCTGCTGGCCGGCTGGCCGCTCGCGCTGCCCGGGCTGCACCGCCTGCGCTTCGCCGGCGGCGCGGTCACGCTGACCCTGGCCTTCGGAGACGCCGCGCGGATCGTGCCGCGGCTGCAGGTCGCGGCCGACGCCTTCTATCTCGACGGCTTCGCCCCCTCGCGCAACCCGGCGATGTGGCGGCCGGAGCTGATGCGCGCGCTGGCCCGTCTCGCGCGGCCGGGCGCCAGGCTCGCCACCTGGTCGGCCGCCGCGCCGGTCCGTGAGGCGCTCGCCGCCGCCGGCTTCGCGGTCGAGCGGGTGCCCGGCGTGGGTACCAAGCGCCACCGGATCGAGGCGACCTGGGCGCCGCGCTGGCGCAGCTGGCCGCCGCCCGAGGAGCCGGCGCCGCTCGCGCGCAGGCACGTGGCGGTGATCGGGGCCGGGCTGGCCGGTGCCGCGACGGCCGCCGGCTTCGCGCGGCGCGGCTTCTCGGTCGAGCTGCTCGATGCGCGGCCCTCGCCTGGCGGCGAAGGCTCGCTGCAGCCGCTGGTCGCCGACCATCTTCACCTGTCGCCCGACGACAATCCGACCGCGCGCCTGACCCGGGCGGCGCTCCTGCTTCGCGATGCCCGCTGCGTGGACGGCGAGCGCGGCGCCGGCGGCAGCCATGCGGGCCGCGACGACGCGGCGCGAATGCGGCCGATCGGGCGCCTGGTCGTCGACGCCGACGCTCGGGACGCGCAGCGCAACGCCGCGATGCTCGCCCGCCTCGGCTTCCCGGCCGGGTTCGCGCGGCAGGTCGATCGGGACCAGGCGGCGGACCTCGCCGGCGTCGCGCTGCCGCGGGGCGGCCTGTGGCTGCCGGGCTGCTCCGCGCTGTCGCCGGCCGAGGCGATCTCGGCCTGGCTCGCCGGGGCCGGCGAGGCGGTGCGATTCCGGGGCGGCGCGCGCGTCGCGGCGCTGGAGCGGGACCCGGCCGACGGCGAGTGGCTCGCGAAGGACGCTTCCGGCCGCGCGATCGCGCGCGCCCCGCTGGTCGTGCTCGCCAACGCCGGCGACGCGGCCCGGCTCGGCGCGCTGGCCAGCCTGCCGCTTCGCCGGATCCGCGGCCAGACGACCTGCCTTCTCGACCCGCGCCTGGCAGGCCTGCGCGCCGTGCTCGGGGGCGACGCCTACGCGGCGCCGACCGGCACGCCCGACGGCCGCGTGCTGGTCGGCGCCAGCTTCGACGAAGGCGACTCGCTGCTGCCCGATCCGCGCGACGACCTGGGCAACCTGCGCCGGCTCGGCCGGATGCTCGAGCTCGAGCCCGAATCGATGCTCGCCGGCGCGACCTCGGCCGCGGTGGGTTTCCGCTACGTGCTGGCCGACCGGCTGCCCGCGATCGGCGCCCTGCCCGATGAGGCCGGCGCCCGCGCGATGGCGCACGAGCTGCTGCGCAACGACAGGCTGCCGATCCCGGCGGCGCCCGGCCTGTACGGGGCCTTCGGCTACGGCTCGCGCGGCCTGCTGTGGGCGGCGCTTGCCGCCGAGTTGCTGCCTGCGCTCGCCTGCGGCGAGCCGGCGCCGATCGAGCGCGAGCTGATCGCGGCGGTCGCGCCGTCGAGACTGCTGCGGCGCAGGCTGCGGCGCGCGCTTCGCTGA
- a CDS encoding YkgJ family cysteine cluster protein translates to MPTPAPRIRYDCSKCPGYCCSYPRIEVKDKDLKRLAKHFGLPVEEAEKKFTRRYKDDDSDERILRHHKDAIYGTICRFFERKERRCTVYAARPDVCRQYPNGSTCGYYGFIQFERKHQGDPDFIPSA, encoded by the coding sequence ATGCCCACGCCAGCCCCCCGCATCCGCTACGACTGCTCGAAGTGCCCCGGCTACTGCTGCAGCTACCCGCGCATTGAGGTCAAGGACAAGGACCTGAAGCGGCTGGCGAAGCACTTCGGGCTGCCCGTCGAGGAAGCCGAGAAGAAGTTCACCCGCCGCTACAAGGACGACGACAGCGACGAGCGGATCCTGCGTCACCACAAGGACGCGATCTACGGCACGATCTGCCGCTTCTTCGAGCGCAAGGAGCGTCGCTGCACGGTCTACGCGGCGCGGCCCGACGTCTGCCGCCAGTACCCGAACGGCAGCACCTGCGGCTATTACGGATTCATCCAGTTCGAGCGCAAGCACCAGGGCGACCCGGACTTCATCCCTTCGGCCTGA